Proteins from a genomic interval of Gluconacetobacter diazotrophicus PA1 5:
- the mutL gene encoding DNA mismatch repair endonuclease MutL translates to MMRDSSSPPARPVIRRLSEQVVNRIAAGEVIERPAAALKELVENAIDSGARRIAVLLERGGIERIEVVDDGCGMTPDDLLLAVERHCTSKLRDETLVRIETLGFRGEALPSIGAAARLTVTSRPHGADSAWRVSVEGGLVGAPAPCAGPPGTRVTVEDLFFATPARRKFLKSPRVEAGHADITVRRLALSVPDVAFRLQLDDRVVFDLPAQDLESRVAAILESEGADGMLPVEGRRGDLVLDGFACGPSVHRATASGQILLVNGRPVVDPVLRTAVRVAYRHVIEHGRHAVVALSLTIPPDLVDVNVHPAKTELRFADPAAVRGLVIGALGRALGSGAGVAGVRPGLLQSRPATASRIWYPSADAPSAGLAPAAAPAPAIFSAPGRDSLAGTRLDLGAPAARVLDDPPAAPPPDAGAAGGAGAGGPDAAPPDAAILADAADYPLGASVAQVMGTYIVAVSGDGSLVLVDQHAAHERLTHERLRARYLDGTLRAKRLLLPKSYPAARYRPTCCCPSPARWRRWGWKLEPFGGGAVLVRALPALLGTDDPAGLLRDMADELAEDDLADPGDTGALDGRLDAVIARMACHGSVRAGRSLTRAEMTRCCATWNGPPAPAPARTGGPPG, encoded by the coding sequence ATGATGCGCGACTCGTCCAGCCCGCCCGCCCGTCCGGTCATCCGGCGCCTGTCGGAACAGGTCGTCAACCGCATCGCCGCCGGCGAGGTCATCGAACGGCCGGCCGCGGCACTGAAGGAACTGGTCGAAAACGCCATCGATTCCGGGGCCCGGCGCATCGCCGTCCTGCTGGAGCGCGGCGGCATCGAGCGGATCGAGGTCGTCGATGATGGCTGCGGCATGACGCCGGACGACCTGCTGCTGGCGGTCGAGCGGCATTGCACCTCCAAATTGCGCGACGAGACGCTGGTGCGGATCGAAACGCTGGGCTTCCGGGGCGAGGCCCTGCCATCGATCGGCGCCGCCGCGCGGCTGACCGTCACGTCCCGCCCCCATGGGGCCGACAGCGCGTGGCGCGTGTCGGTGGAAGGCGGGCTGGTGGGCGCGCCCGCCCCCTGCGCCGGCCCCCCGGGCACCCGCGTGACGGTCGAGGACCTGTTCTTCGCCACCCCGGCCCGGCGCAAATTCCTCAAGAGCCCCCGGGTCGAGGCCGGCCATGCCGACATTACGGTGCGCCGCCTGGCCCTGTCGGTGCCGGACGTGGCGTTCCGCCTGCAACTGGACGACCGGGTGGTGTTCGACCTGCCGGCCCAGGACCTGGAATCCCGCGTCGCCGCAATTCTCGAATCCGAGGGCGCGGACGGCATGCTGCCGGTCGAAGGCCGGCGCGGCGACCTGGTGCTGGACGGCTTCGCCTGCGGCCCCTCGGTACACCGGGCCACGGCGTCGGGGCAGATCCTGCTGGTCAACGGCCGGCCGGTGGTCGACCCGGTGCTGCGCACGGCGGTGCGCGTGGCCTACCGGCATGTGATCGAACACGGCCGGCACGCGGTGGTCGCCCTGTCGCTGACCATCCCGCCCGACCTGGTTGACGTGAACGTCCATCCGGCGAAGACCGAACTGCGCTTCGCCGACCCCGCCGCCGTGCGTGGGCTGGTCATCGGCGCGCTGGGCCGTGCGCTGGGCAGCGGGGCCGGTGTCGCGGGGGTGCGGCCCGGCCTGCTGCAATCGCGGCCCGCCACGGCGTCGCGGATCTGGTATCCGTCCGCCGACGCGCCATCGGCCGGCCTGGCGCCGGCCGCGGCGCCCGCGCCCGCGATCTTCTCGGCCCCGGGCCGCGACTCGCTGGCCGGCACACGCCTGGATTTGGGCGCCCCGGCCGCGCGGGTGCTGGACGACCCGCCCGCCGCCCCGCCGCCCGATGCCGGTGCGGCGGGCGGGGCAGGGGCCGGCGGCCCGGACGCCGCGCCCCCGGACGCTGCCATTCTGGCCGATGCGGCCGATTATCCGCTGGGGGCGTCGGTGGCGCAGGTCATGGGGACCTATATCGTCGCGGTGTCCGGCGACGGATCGCTGGTGCTGGTGGACCAGCACGCGGCGCACGAACGGCTGACCCATGAACGGCTGCGGGCGCGCTATCTGGACGGCACCCTGCGCGCCAAGCGCCTGCTGCTGCCGAAGTCGTACCCTGCCGCGCGGTACAGGCCGACCTGCTGCTGTCCTTCGCCGGCACGCTGGCGGCGCTGGGGGTGGAAACTCGAACCGTTCGGCGGCGGCGCGGTACTGGTGCGCGCCCTGCCGGCCCTGCTGGGCACGGACGACCCCGCCGGCCTGCTGCGCGACATGGCCGACGAACTGGCCGAGGACGACCTGGCCGACCCGGGCGACACCGGCGCCCTGGACGGCAGGCTGGATGCCGTCATCGCCCGCATGGCCTGCCACGGCAGCGTCCGCGCCGGCCGCAGCCTGACCCGCGCGGAAATGACGCGCTGCTGCGCGACATGGAACGGACCCCCCGCGCCGGCACCTGCTCGCACGGGCGGCCCACCTGGCTGA
- a CDS encoding complex I subunit 4 family protein codes for MHPILLPLVTYLPLGGALAILLMRGTSEAVEGASRWVALWTSLIVFGLSVVMWGEFDPSLPGFQFVQQVGWASSFGISYHAGVDGISLLFVLLSTFLTPLAVIGGWKLVTTRVRDYMLAVLLLETTLVGLFSALDLVLFYVFYEATLIPGSLMIGVWGGPKRVWASIQFFLFTFGGSLFMLLALLTMWNMTGTTDIPTLMQATFPRAMQCWLLLGFVLAFGVKLPLFPLHAWLPDAYTEAPTPTSALLSGVLSKAGAYGLLRFGVLMFPEAARLFAPYILTLGVIAVIYAAIIALAQTDMKRVIAYSSFSHMGVIAVGLFTLTPEGIDGAIFTMLSHGVIITALFFCVAAVSWRAETRSIDAFSGVAHKMPVLATLAMLFVMANIGLPGTGSFVGELLVMVGAIHVSFWVAFLAGSTMILGAVYMLVLYRRVMFGAAGHGVVAMLRDLTGPELAVLVPCALVTLWMGIHPTSFLRVFDPAVVHAVAAPAQASAAAPIHLAAR; via the coding sequence GTGCATCCGATCCTGCTCCCCCTCGTCACGTACCTGCCCCTCGGCGGTGCGCTTGCCATCCTCCTGATGCGCGGCACGTCCGAGGCTGTCGAGGGCGCGTCGCGCTGGGTGGCGCTGTGGACCAGCCTGATCGTCTTCGGCCTGTCGGTGGTGATGTGGGGCGAATTCGATCCGTCCCTGCCGGGCTTCCAGTTCGTCCAGCAGGTCGGCTGGGCCTCGTCCTTCGGCATTTCGTACCATGCGGGCGTGGACGGGATCAGCCTGCTGTTCGTCCTGCTGTCCACCTTCCTGACCCCGCTGGCGGTCATTGGCGGGTGGAAGCTGGTGACGACCCGGGTGCGCGACTACATGCTGGCGGTGCTGCTGCTGGAAACCACGCTGGTCGGCCTGTTCTCGGCGCTGGACCTGGTGCTGTTCTACGTCTTCTACGAGGCGACGCTGATTCCGGGCAGCCTGATGATCGGCGTATGGGGCGGCCCGAAGCGCGTCTGGGCGTCGATCCAGTTCTTCCTGTTCACCTTCGGCGGCTCGCTGTTCATGCTGCTGGCGCTGCTGACGATGTGGAACATGACCGGCACGACCGATATTCCCACGCTGATGCAGGCAACGTTCCCGCGCGCCATGCAGTGCTGGCTGCTGCTGGGCTTCGTCCTGGCCTTCGGGGTGAAGCTGCCGCTGTTCCCGCTGCATGCCTGGCTGCCCGATGCCTATACCGAGGCCCCGACCCCGACCTCGGCCCTGCTGTCGGGCGTGCTGTCCAAGGCCGGCGCCTACGGGCTGCTGCGGTTCGGCGTCCTGATGTTCCCCGAGGCGGCTCGGCTGTTCGCCCCCTATATCCTGACGCTGGGCGTCATCGCGGTGATCTATGCCGCGATCATCGCCCTGGCCCAGACCGACATGAAGCGGGTGATCGCCTATTCCTCGTTCTCGCACATGGGGGTGATCGCGGTCGGCCTGTTCACCCTGACACCCGAAGGGATCGACGGCGCGATCTTCACCATGCTGTCCCACGGCGTGATCATCACCGCGCTGTTCTTCTGCGTCGCCGCTGTCTCGTGGCGGGCGGAAACGCGGTCGATCGACGCGTTTTCCGGCGTGGCGCACAAGATGCCGGTGCTGGCGACGCTGGCGATGCTGTTCGTCATGGCCAATATCGGCCTGCCGGGCACCGGGTCCTTCGTCGGCGAACTGCTGGTGATGGTCGGCGCGATCCACGTCTCGTTCTGGGTGGCCTTCCTGGCCGGCAGCACCATGATCCTGGGCGCGGTCTACATGCTGGTGCTGTATCGCCGGGTCATGTTCGGCGCCGCCGGGCACGGGGTGGTGGCCATGCTGCGCGACCTGACCGGGCCGGAACTGGCGGTGCTGGTGCCCTGTGCCCTGGTCACGCTGTGGATGGGCATCCACCCGACCAGCTTCCTGCGGGTCTTCGACCCGGCGGTGGTCCATGCCGTCGCGGCGCCGGCCCAGGCCTCTGCCGCCGCGCCGATCCACCTCGCCGCACGCTGA
- a CDS encoding MYG1 family protein produces MSEHTPIGLDNGTAPIRALTHSGNFHADETLGYVILHYALAPQGDLRARVLEAQPGDRLIFARTRAPERIQASDIVFDVGGLYAPAKGRYDHHMKDKPLREDGTPYSAAGLLWKDYGVAAIRNILETPLDDSTVAAIWQAIDKSLILPIDQDDNGVAKMGKLSLADIVSACGPAWDTAELYGPEEARAREARGFANAAVAVASHLVNVVDRARASLKATDRVLTAYDTAEDKRILVMETGMPTEKVIFEHDLPVVYVVSPTGTGQWNVKAVPPVRGDFGQRVPLPEAWRGLEREALAGISGVPDAVFAHPARFICGAGSRDGAIRMARLALEIGAAPPPA; encoded by the coding sequence ATGTCCGAGCATACCCCCATTGGTCTCGATAACGGGACCGCACCCATTCGGGCGCTGACCCATTCGGGGAATTTCCACGCCGACGAGACGCTGGGATATGTCATCCTCCACTACGCGCTTGCGCCGCAGGGGGACCTGCGCGCCCGCGTGCTGGAGGCACAGCCCGGCGATCGGCTGATCTTCGCGCGCACGCGCGCGCCCGAGCGCATTCAGGCGTCCGACATCGTGTTCGATGTCGGCGGCCTGTACGCACCCGCCAAGGGGCGATACGACCATCACATGAAGGACAAGCCGCTGCGCGAGGACGGCACGCCTTACAGCGCGGCCGGATTGCTGTGGAAGGATTACGGCGTCGCGGCGATTCGCAACATTCTCGAAACGCCCCTGGACGATTCCACCGTTGCCGCCATCTGGCAGGCCATCGACAAGTCGCTGATCCTGCCGATCGACCAGGACGACAATGGGGTCGCGAAGATGGGAAAGCTGTCCCTGGCGGATATCGTGTCGGCCTGCGGACCGGCCTGGGATACCGCCGAACTGTACGGGCCGGAGGAAGCCAGGGCGCGAGAGGCCAGGGGCTTTGCAAACGCCGCGGTCGCCGTGGCGTCGCATCTGGTCAATGTGGTCGATCGTGCGCGGGCCAGCCTGAAGGCCACGGACCGGGTGCTGACGGCCTATGACACGGCGGAGGACAAGCGCATCCTGGTCATGGAAACCGGAATGCCGACCGAAAAGGTGATTTTCGAGCACGATCTTCCGGTCGTCTACGTGGTCTCCCCGACCGGTACCGGCCAGTGGAACGTGAAGGCCGTCCCCCCGGTCCGGGGTGATTTCGGGCAGCGGGTGCCGCTGCCCGAAGCGTGGCGCGGCCTGGAGCGGGAGGCGCTGGCCGGCATCTCCGGCGTTCCCGATGCCGTGTTCGCCCACCCGGCGCGCTTCATCTGTGGTGCGGGAAGCCGGGACGGCGCGATCAGGATGGCGCGCCTGGCGCTGGAGATCGGCGCCGCCCCGCCTCCCGCGTGA